In Pleurocapsa sp. PCC 7319, the following are encoded in one genomic region:
- a CDS encoding 1-acyl-sn-glycerol-3-phosphate acyltransferase, whose translation MERKNREPFASLALYHLLKWSVVSPALHTYFRVKIHGAEKVPQSGGLIAVSNHASYFDPPILSNCVGRPVAFMAKEELFKIPVFKQGIKLYGAYPVKRSTGDRAAIRAAMTAIESGWIAAVFLQGTRSDDGRITAPKLGAAWIAAQAQVPLLPVSLWGTEKILSHDFPLPKPIPLTVRIGDAIAPSNSTSKEDLQTVTNRCATIINSLHDLGR comes from the coding sequence GTGGAAAGGAAAAATCGAGAACCATTTGCCAGTTTGGCACTCTACCATCTGTTGAAGTGGTCGGTGGTTAGCCCTGCACTACATACTTACTTTAGGGTCAAAATACATGGAGCCGAAAAAGTTCCCCAGTCTGGGGGATTAATTGCTGTCAGTAATCATGCTAGTTATTTTGATCCACCAATTCTGTCTAATTGCGTTGGTCGTCCGGTAGCTTTTATGGCTAAGGAAGAATTATTTAAAATCCCCGTATTTAAGCAAGGAATAAAGCTCTACGGAGCTTATCCCGTCAAACGCAGTACGGGCGATCGCGCAGCTATTCGTGCAGCAATGACGGCAATTGAATCTGGGTGGATAGCAGCAGTTTTCTTACAGGGTACTCGTTCCGATGATGGCAGAATCACCGCTCCTAAACTGGGTGCTGCTTGGATCGCTGCTCAGGCTCAAGTACCTTTGTTACCCGTCAGTCTTTGGGGAACAGAAAAAATTTTAAGTCATGATTTCCCTTTACCGAAACCCATACCCTTAACTGTGAGGATTGGCGATGCGATCGCTCCTTCCAATTCCACCAGTAAAGAAGATTTACAGACTGTAACCAATCGATGTGCCACCATAATTAATTCTTTGCACGATTTAGGTAGGTAA